The proteins below are encoded in one region of Brassica napus cultivar Da-Ae chromosome A6, Da-Ae, whole genome shotgun sequence:
- the LOC106347649 gene encoding phototropin-1-like → MEPTEKPSIKPSSRTLPRDTRGSLEVFNPSTFPTRPDNPVFRPEPPTWQNWSNPRDSPQPQLQPLSEPAPSIPVRSEEIAVTTSWMALKDPSPEKISKKTITTEKPQVAAVAAEQRAAEWGLVLKTDTKTGKPQGVSVRNSGGAENDPNGKKTSQRNSSNSCRSSGEMSDGDVAGGRGGIPRVSEDLKDALSTFQQTFVVSDATKPDYPIMYASAGFFNMTGYTSKEVVGRNCRFLQGSGTDADELAKIRESLAAGNNYCGRLLNYKKDGTSFWNLLTIAPIKDESGKVLKFIGMQVEVSKHTEGAKEKTLRPNGLPESLIRYDARQKDMATNSVTELVEAVKRPRALSESTHSHPFKRKSESDELPAKPGRRMSENVVPSGRRNSGGGRRNSMQRISENPEKKPAKSSRLSFMGMKKKGQSQDESLEDGFIEYGEEDDEISDRDERPESVDDKVRQKEMRKGMDLATTLERIEKNFVITDPRLPDNPIIFASDSFLELTEYSREEILGRNCRFLQGSETDPTTVKKIRAAIDNQTEVTVQLINYTKSGKKFWNIFHLQPMRDQKGEVQYFIGVQLDGSKHVEPVRNVIEEVAVKEGEELVKKTAVNIDEAVRELPDANMTPEDLWANHSKIVHSKPHRKDSPSWKAIQKVLESGEQIGLKHFRPVKPLGSGDTGSVHLVELNGTDQLFAMKAMDKTVMLNRNKVHRARAEREILDLLDHPFLPALYASFQTKTHICLITDYYPGGELFMLLDRQPRKVLKEDAVKFYAAQVVVALEYLHCQGIIYRDLKPENVLIQGNGDISLTDFDLSCLTSCRPQLLIPSIDEKKKKKQQKSQQSPVFMAEPMRASNSFVGTEEYIAPEIITGAGHTSAVDWWALGILMYEMLYGYTPFRGKTRQKTFANVLQKDLKFPASIPASLQVKQLIFRLLQRDPKKRLGCLEGANEVKNHSFFKGINWALIRCTTPPELETPIFPGEAENGENVVDPELEDLQTSVF, encoded by the exons ATGGAACCAACAGAGAAACCATCGATCAAACCGTCTTCTCGGACTCTCCCTAGAGACACTCGTGGCTCTCTCGAAGTATTCAACCCATCAACTTTCCCGACCAGACCTGATAACCCCGTCTTCCGTCCAGAACCACCAACGTGGCAAAACTGGAGCAATCCACGTGACAGCCCCCAACCCCAACTCCAGCCTCTGTCTGAACCAGCTCCCTCTATTCCGGTTCGGTCTGAAGAAATCGCCGTCACAACCTCATGGATGGCTCTGAAGGATCCATCACCGGAGAAAATCTCCAAGAAGACGATAACCACCGAGAAACCACAGGTTGCGGCAGTGGCAGCGGAGCAGAGAGCGGCGGAGTGGGGACTTGTTTTGAAGACTGATACTAAGACGGGAAAGCCACAGGGAGTAAGCGTGAGGAACTCAGGTGGGGCAGAGAATGATCCGAACGGGAAAAAGACTTCGCAGCGAAACTCGAGCAATTCTTGCCGGAGCTCCGGTGAAATGTCAGATGGAGACGTCGCCGGCGGGAGAGGTGGGATCCCGAGGGTATCGGAAGATCTGAAAGATGCCTTGTCGACGTTTCAACAAACGTTTGTTGTTTCAGATGCTACCAAACCTGATTACCCGATTATGTATGCTAGTGCCGGTTTCTTCAACATGACCGGTTACACTTCGAAAGAGGTCGTCGGCAGAAACTg ccGATTTTTACAAGGATCAGGGACAGATGCTGATGAGTTAGCGAAGATAAGAGAGTCATTAGCTGCAGGAAATAATTATTGTGGGCGTTTATTGAATTACAAGAAAGATGGGACCTCATTTTGGAATCTTCTCACGATTGCGCCCATTAAAGACGAGAGTGGCAAAGTCCTCAAATTTATTGG AATGCAAGTGGAGGTGAGCAAACACACTGAAGGAGCCAAAGAAAAGACTTTGAGACCCAATGGGCTTCCTGAATCTCTGATTCGATATGATG CCCGCCAAAAAGATATGGCGACTAACTCAGTAACAGAGCTGGTGGAGGCTGTGAAGAGACCTCGAGCCTTAAGCGAATCAACCCATAGCCATCCCTTCAAGAGAAAGTCGGAGAGCGATGAGCTTCCTGCAAAACCTGGCCGGCGAATGTCTGAGAACGTCGTTCCATCAGGACGGAGAAACTCCGGGGGCGGCAGAAGAAACTCGATGCAGCGAATCAGCGAAAATCCCGAAAAGAAACCGGCAAAATCCTCTCGTCTTTCTTTCATGGG gatgaagaagaagggtCAGTCTCAAGACGAGTCTCTTGAAGATGGATTCATAGAGTATGGTGAAGAAGATGACGAGATTAGTGACAGAGACGAGAGACCAGAGAGTGTTGATGATAAAGTGAGACAAAAGGAGATGAGAAAGGGTATGGATCTCGCAACCACACTCGAACGTATCGAGAAGAACTTCGTCATCACCGATCCTAGGCTCCCCGACAACCCCATT ATTTTTGCGTCTGATAGTTTCTTGGAGCTCACGGAATATAGCCGTGAAGAAATTCTTGGCAGAAACTGCAG gtttCTGCAAGGTTCAGAGACTGATCCAACAACGGTAAAGAAGATTCGAGCGGCTATTGATAACCAAACCGAAGTGACGGTTCAGCTCATTAACTACACCAAGAGCG GGAAGAAGTTCTGGAACATTTTCCACCTGCAACCTATGCGTGATCAGAAG GGAGAAGTACAATACTTTATCGGAGTGCAACTAGACGGGAGCAAGCACGTTGAGCCAGTTCGCAATGTCATTGAAGAAGTTGCAGTGAAAGAGGGCGAAGAGCTG GTGAAGAAAACAGCTGTAAATATCGATGAGGCTGTACGAGAACTTCCTGATGCCAACATG ACGCCAGAGGATTTATGGGCAAACCACTCAAAGATTGTTCATTCAAAGCCTCACAGGAAAGATTCACCTTCATGGAAAGCTATCCAAAAGGTACTGGAGAGTGGAGAACAAATTGGTCTGAAGCATTTCAGACCGGTAAAACCTTTGGGTTCCGGTGACACAGGAAG TGTCCATTTAGTGGAACTCAATGGAACAGACCAGTTGTTTGCAATGAAAGCAATGGACAAGACCGTCATGCTTAACCGTAACAAA GTGCATAGAGCTAGAGCTGAGAGGGAGATCCTAGATTTACTTGACCATCCTTTTCTCCCAGCACTCTACGCTTCATTTCAG ACAAAGACGCATATATGTCTTATAACGGATTACTATCCAGGAGGAGAACTCTTCATGCTCCTTGATCGACAACCTAGGAAGGTTCTCAAGGAAGATGCCGTAAA attctATGCTGCTCAAGTGGTCGTTGCACTAGAGTATCTTCACTGCCAAG GAATTATTTATCGGGATTTAAAGCCAGAAAACGTATTAATCCAGGGAAATGGAGATATTTCCCTAACAGATTTCGATCTGTCTTGCTTGACATCTTGTAGACCTCAG CTGTTGATTCcgagtatagatgaaaagaagaagaagaagcaacaaAAGAGTCAACAAAGTCCAGTCTTCATGGCTGAACCAATGCGTGCATCAAACTCATTTGTTGGCACTGAAGAGTATATTGCTCCG GAAATTATAACTGGGGCGGGCCATACAAGTGCAGTAGACTGGTGGGCTCTTGGTATCCTTATGTACGAAATGTTATACGGATACACTCCTTTTAGAGGAAAAACCAGACAGAAGACTTTCGCCAATGTTCTTCAGAAAGATCTGAAGTTCCCAGCTAGTATTCCT GCAAGTCTTCAAGTGAAACAGCTGATATTTAGGCTGTTACAGAGAGATCCGAAGAAGAGACTAGGCTGTCTTGAAGGAGCAAACGAAGTCAAGAACCACTCTTTCTTCAAAGGCATTAATTGGGCTTTGATTCGATGCACG ACTCCTCCGGAGCTCGAAACACCAATATTTCCTGGTGAAGCTGAAAACGGAGAGAACGTCGTGGACCCTGAACTAGAAGATCTGCAAACAAgtgttttttga